A segment of the Fusobacterium ulcerans genome:
TAAGAGGTCCAGAAGCAATAAGAACTATTTGATCTTCCGGTATTTCAGTAAATTCTTCTTCGATTATCTCTACATTTTCCATATTTCTCAAATATTCAGTTATCTCTATTGAAAATCCATCTCTGTCTACAGCTAATGCTTGCCCAGCAGGAACTCTATTTTTGTCAGCTATTTTTATAAGAAGAGAGTCAAGTTTTCTCAATTCTTCTTTCATAAGTCCAGAAGCATTAGCAAGATTATCCCCACCTAAAGAATTGCTGCAAACAAGTTCAGCGAAATATTTATTTTTATGTGCTTCTGTCATTTTTTTAGATTTCATTTCATAAAGTTTTACTTTTATTCCTCTTTTAGCCAGTTGATACGCAGCTTCACAGCCAGCTAATCCAGCTCCAACTATGATAACTTCTTTATTATTCATTGTTTCTCCTCTAAAATTTATTTCCAAACTCAAAGAGCTCACCCCTAAGGGTGAGTTCTTCTATTTTTTATTTTCTATTTTTTTTATATTTTTACATTCAGGGTATCCAGTACAAGCAAGGAATTTACCCCATCTACCTCTATTTATTTTAAATGGTCTTCCACATTTTTCACATTTACCAGCAGCTTTTAGTATCTTTTCTTCCTCATCAGTGATTTTCTTTAGTTCAGCTTTAAGCTGTACAATTCCATCTTTTTCCACTATCTGATTGTTAGCCAGCATTTTTCTGATTTCAGTAGGAAGAGGAGTTCTTATGTTGTCTTCAGCAAACTTTTCACTTTCAAGATAACTTCCGAATCTACCAAATTTTAAAAGATACATAGCACCACTGTCTGTGTATACATCAGTAGGTCTTCCTTTTTTAGCTTTTACTATTTCTTCTACTTTTTCCTTAACAAATATTTTACCATTTTTTATATCTTCAGCAGGTATTTCTACCCCTTTAAGAGATATTTTTTCTTTGCAGTCTTCAGATTCGTTAGGACATGCAAGATATCTTCCAAATCTTCCTGTTTTAAGGATCATATTACCTTTTCCACATGGACAAGGAACATCAGATTCGATTATTCTTGCCATTTCTTCTTCAACTGTAATTTTAAATTTATCTATATAATGTTTAAGCTCTTTGTAGAATACTGAAAGAAGATTTACCCAATCTTTTTCCCCTTCAGCAACTTCATCAAGCTGATTTTCAAGTTCAGCAGTAAATTTAACATTCATTATATTAGGGAAGTTTTCATCTAATTTATCTTTTATTTCATACCCTAATGCAGTAGGACTAAAACTTTTTCCTTCAACTACTACATATTCTCTTTTCTTTAAAGTTTCAATGATAGCAGCATATGTAGAAGGTCTTCCGATCCCTTCAGCTTCCAGTTTTTTAACCAGAGAAGATTCGGTAAATCTTGAAGGTGGTTTAGTGAAGTCTTCTTTAATAAGAAGTTTTTCTAATTTAAGAATATCTCCTTCTTTTATAGTAGGGAATTCTCCAAGAGGAAGATCTTCCTCTTCTTTAAATATTTTATAGTATCCATCAAATATTATTTTATTGATAGTTCCTCTAAAATCAAATTTTTCATAATTACAGATTATTTCAAACTGCTCATATTTCATAGGAGCAAGCTGAGATATAAGGAATCTGTCCCAAATAAGCTTATATAGTTTATGTTGGTCTTTATCTAAAGTTCCTTTTAAACTATCTGGAGTAAGAGAAATATCAGTAGGTCTGATAGCCTCATGGGCATCTTGTATTTTTTGCTTACTTTTAACAGCTTTTTGTACTCCAAGGTATTCTTTTCCAAAATTTTCAAGTATATAATTCTTTGCCATCTCTACAGCATCTTCAGATATTCTTGTAGAGTCAGTTCTCATATATGTTATAAGTCCTTTATGATTTCCATCTATATCTATACCTTCATACAAACCTTGAGCTACTCTCATAGTTTTAGAAGCTGAAAAACCAAGATAAGATGAAGATAATTGTTGAAGAGTACTTGTTTTTAAAGGCAGAGGAGAATTTTTACTTTTCTTAGAAACTTTAGCTTCAATTACAGTAAAATCTTTTTTCTCTACTTTTTTGATTTCTTTAACAACATTTTCATCAGTAAGTTTTTCGAATTTCTTATTGTCCACTCTGTATAAAGAAAGTTTTAATTTATTTAAAAACTCCCCTTTTACTTCCCAGAATTTAACTGGAATGAATTTTTTTATTTCATCTTCTAAATCACAGATAAGTTTTAAAGCAACTGATTGAACTCTTCCAGCTGAAGTATTTGAAGAGATACTTTTCCATAGTAGTGAACTTATACCATATCCCACTAATCTATCAAGTATTCTTCTGGCCTGTTGAGCATTTACTTTATCCATATCAATTTTTCTGGCATGAGATATAGAGTCTTTAATAGCTGTTTCAGTTATTTCATTAAATTCTATTCTGTTGCTGTCTTTTTCATCAAGTTTTAAAGCATGGGCTATATGCCAGGCAATAGCTTCCCCTTCTCTATCCGGGTCGGAAGCCAGATAGACTTTATCAGATTTTTTAGCAAGATCCTTTAAGTTTTTGATTACATCTCCCTTTCCCTTTATAGTAGAATAAGAAGGTTGAAAATTATTTTCTACATCTACACCAAGTTTACTTTTAGGAAGATCTCTCACATGACCAAAGGAAGCAACTACATGGAATTTTTTTCCTAAGATTTTTTCTATTGTTTTAGCCTTAGCTGGGGATTCAACTATAACTAAATTCTTTTTAACCAAATTCTTCACCCCTATCTAAATTCAAATTTTTGTTTACTATATTTCCGTTTCATTTTACTAAAAAATAATAAAAAAAGCAACAAACAATTATATTTTAGTTTTTTCTTCTGTACTTTCCACCAGGAATGCTTACTATAGCATGTTTTATTTCAAGGTCCATAAGTATAGATAAAATCTCGCCTGCCTTAAATGAAGACTCTAAAATAAGTTCATCTAAATTCTTTTCTTTTTCAAGTAAAAAAAATATTTTTTCTTCATAGGAAGTAAGAGATAAATTGCTGTTTTTATTATTTTTTATTTCCCATCCATACTCTGTAATTATATCTTTTATATCTGTTGTCAGTTTTGCTTGACTATTTTTTATAAGATTGTTGCATCCTTCAGATGAAGGAGAAAAAATATCTCCTGGAACAGCAAATACTTCTCTTCCTTCTTCCAAAGCTAATTCAGCAGTAATTAAACTGCCGCCTTTTTTCTGACTTTCTATTACAAGAATTCCTCTGGATAATCCGACTATTATTCTATTTCTCATGGGAAAGTTGTACCCAATAGGTTCTGTTCCAAGAGGATATTCACTGATTATTAATCCAGATCTTTCTATTTGCTCCCATAGTATTCTATTTTCTTTTGGGTAAATAATATCTAGTCCACTGCCTACTACTGCAATGGTTTTACCAGATTTTTCTAAAGTTCGTTTGTGGCAGATGCTGTCTATTCCAAGAGCTAATCCGCTGACAGTAGTGATTTCATTACTCACAAGGTCTTCAGTCATTTTTTCACATGTTATTCTTCCATAGGAAGTTGCTTTTCTTGTACCTACAACTCCTATTTTTCTGTTTTCTAAAAGAGAAATATCTCCTTTATAATACAGAAATACAGGAGGCTGACTTATATTTCTTAAGTCTTCTGGGTAATTCTTGCTTTTTAAATTTAATACTTTTACTCTGTTTTTCTTTAAAGCCTCTATTTCTTCATTGAGAGATAAATTTTTAGAATTAAGAATTTTCTTATATTCTGTATCATCAATGTTAAAATATTTTCTCAGCTGGAATTCATCCAGTTTAAATATATCCAAGTATTCCTCAAAAGCTGACATTAAATTACGGATAACACTGTCTTTGACACCTGCTGCCCTTAATTTATACCATTCCAACAAGATCACCTCTATTTTATTTTTGCATAAACTTTTACCAAAAGTTCTCTTATTGTCTTAGAACCAGGGTATAAATTTCTTCCTCTTTCAAGAATATTTCGTGCATCTGTATATCTTTCAGTTGCCATATAAATATCTCCCATACCAGCATATACATATTCATCTTGTCTATAATTTAAGTACTGTTTAAAATCACTTAAAGCACTGTCATAATTTTGAAGGTTTCTATTAGCAATACCTCTTCCAAGATAAGCTTCATAAAAAGAGGAATCAATATTTAAAGCATCATTATACAATGAAATTGCTTCTTCATTTCTTCCAAGAAATCTTGCTGTAGTAGCAGCTCCAAAGACATTTCTTATATCAGTTTTATCCATAGAAAATATTTTTCTTGCACGATCATACTCATTCATTCTGAAATATTGATTTGCCAGTTGGAATATTACCTCTGTATTTCCATTTACAGATTCAATATAGTTTTTTAATTCTTCCTCAAATTCTCTATTAAGTCTTTTCAGTCTTCCTCTGTCTCTTTCAGCGTTCATTTTCGTGTCTATGTTTCTCAAAGCTTCATTCCTATATTCGTATATAGGCGTGACTTCTTCTGAGAAGGCTAGAGATGCTGACAATAGTATAAATATACTAATAAGTATCTTTTTCATTTTTTATCTCCTTTACAATTCCTTTTATTAAACCATCAGTCATTTTAATATCAATTTCATCATCTATTAATAAATCACTGACTTTTTTTATTGAAGTTCCCTTTTTAGTAACCACACTGTAACCTCTTTTTAGAGTTTCAAGTGGATTTAAATTAACTATTTTGTTTATTCTATTGTTTAGATTATTTTGAAGATTTTGTATATGACGTTCAAATGATTTTTTCAAAAGAATTTCTTTTTCTATTACTTCTTGATTTTTTTCTTCTATATTTCTTTTGAAATTTTTTATGTAGTAATTATTCTCTCTTTTTTCTAGTTCTCTTTTTAAAATTTCCATATAACTTTTCATGAGAGATTTTAAATATCTGTTTCTATCTTCAATAGATTCTAAAGTTTTTTTTCGTTCAGGAACTGAAAGTTCTACAGCCTGAGTAGGGGTGGCAGCTCTGGCATCAGCTGTGAGATCGCTGAGGAGATAATCTATTTCATGACCTACAGCAGATATAATAGGCTTTTCAGAATTGTAGAAAGCAAGAGCTACTTCTTTTTCATTAAAGGACCATAGATCTTCTATACTTCCTCCACCTCTTCCAGCTATTATTAAATCAATCCCTTCTATTTTATTTAATGTTTTAATACCTTTTACAATTTCTTCCTTTGCTCCAATTCCTTGTACTTTAGCAGGATATACATAAATATTTATGGTATCATCTCTTTTTTTAATTGTTTTTATTATGTCTTGTATAGCTGCTCCTGTATATGCAGTAACAACTCCAATATTTTTGGGATATTTAGGAAGTAGTTTTTTATGAGCTGGGTCAAAATAACCTTGATCTGCCATCTCTTTTTTTAGTTTTTCCAGTTTGGCAAAAAGTTCTCCCAATTCATTCTTTTTCTCAATATGCCTTACAAGTATCTGGAAGTCTCCTCTGTTTTCATAAAATCCAACATCTCCAAATATTTTTACAGAGTCACCATCTTTTAAATCTTCAGCAATTCTTTTGAATTTATATTTGAAAGCAGCACACTTCACCTGAGCTTCTTTATCTTTCAGATTGAAATAGAGATGCCCGCTTTTATAATAGGTCACACCTGACATTTCTCCTTCAAGAAAAAATTCTCTCAAGTCACTGTTTTCTTCCAAATAGTTTTTTACTTTTTTATTAAATTCGCTTACACTATAAGTTCTTTCTTCAAACATTAAAAACTCCTTGTTTAAAAGTCTAATAACAGTTTTTTAAGTTTAGTCATTTCATCTCTTTTTATAATAGCATTTTCAAAGTCCAATTCCTTAGAAAGTTTTGCTATTTGTTTTTGAAGCTTTATTATTTCTTTCTCAATATCTTTTCTAGAAGTGAATGTTTTCTTATCTTTTCCTTCAGTTTCATTGATATCTAATCCATAATCAAGGTTAATTAAATCTTCACTGATTTCTTTAACAATAGTTTTAGGATCTATATTATTAAATACATTATATTCATTTTGTATTTTTCTTCTTCTGTTAGTTTCATCAATAGCCTGTTTCATCGAATCAGTCATTACGTCTCCATAGAGTATAACACGCCCTTCTATATTTCTGGCTGCTCTACCTATTGTCTGTACCAATGATCTTCTGCTTCTTAGAAAACCTTCTTTGTCAGCTTCCAGTATTGCTACAAGAGAAACTTCTGGGATATCCAGTCCTTCTCTTAATAGATTGATTCCAACTAAAGCATCAAATTCACCTTTTCTTAATCCTTTAATTATATCTATTCTTTCCAGTGTATCTATATCAGAGTGCATATATTTTACTCTTACACCAAATCCAAGATAGTATTCAGTAAGTTCTTCAGCCATTTTTTTAGTAAGAGTAGTAACTAGAACCCTTTCTTTTTTATCAGCTCTTATTCTTATTTCTTCAAGAAGGTCATCTACCTGATTTTTAGTTGGTCTTACTTCTATTATAGGATCAAGTATTCCAGTAGGCCTTATGAGTTGTTCAGCAATATGACCATGAGAAGATTCTACTTCAAAATCTCCAGGAGTAGCTGATACAAATACTGATTGATCAGAAATTTTTCTAAATTCTTCAAATTTTAAAGGTCTGTTGTCAAGAGCAGCTTTTAATCTGAATCCATTTTCAACAAGAGCAGTTTTTCTGGCTCTGTCTCCATTATACATTCCTCTTATTTGTGGAATAGATATATGAGATTCATCTATAAATATAAGGAAGTCTTTTGGAAAATATTCAAGAAGGGTATCAGGAGTTTCTCCTTCTTTTTTTCCAGAAAGATATCTGGAATAATTTTCTATACCTTTGCAATATCCGATTTCTCTTATCATTTCTATATCATATTCAGTTCTCTGTTTTAATCTTTGAGCTTCAAGAAGTTTTCCTCTTTTCTCAAAGGCTTCTACTTCTATTTTTAAATCTTTTTGTATTTCAGCAAGAATTCTTTCATTATCTCCATCAGCTGTAAGATATTGAGTAGCAGGATAAAGGACAATTCTTTCCAGATTTTTTCTTATTTTTTGTCCTGTAAGAGTATTGATTTCAGATATCTCTTCCAGATCATCTCCCCAGTATTCCAGTCTATATCCAGTTTCCATATATGATGGATATATATCAATAACATCACCTTTTATTCTAAACTTTCCTCTTTCAAAAGCTATGTCGTTTCTTTCATATCTAATGCTTATAAGTCTTTCGATAAGTTCTTTTCTGTCTATTCCAGTCTGTCTGTCTATTGGTATAGTCATTTTTCTATATGTCTCAGCAGATCCCAATCCATATATAGCAGAGACGGAAGCTACAATTATTACATCTCTTCTGTTCATAAGGGCAGCAGTTGCAGCATGTCTCAGTTTTTCTATTTCATCATTGATAGAAGAATCCTTTTCAATATATGTATCAGTAGTAGCTATATAAGCTTCTGGCTGATAATAATCATAATATGATACGAAATATTCTACAGCATTATCAGGAAAAAAACTTTTATATTCTGAATAAAGCTGAGCAGCTAGTGTTTTATTAGGAGCAAGGATCAAGGCAGGTCTTTGAGTTTTTTCTATGATATTGGCCACAGTAAAAGTTTTTCCTGAACCAGTAACTCCAAGAAGTACCTGATTTTTTACTCCATTGTTTATGTTATCAGTTATTTTTTTTATTGCCTCTGGCTGATCACCAGTAGGACTATACTTTGAATGTATTTTAAACATAATTATACTCACCTCTATTATTTCCTATTTTTTAATTATACCATAAACTTTTTATATATCTATCTTTTTTCATTAATATACATCCTTAATTTTATTTTGTTATTCAAATAATTTTATTTTAAAATATATTGAAAATAATTGTAAATGATGATATAATCAATTATAAATTTTTAGGAGGTAGAGCATGGAAGTTTTTATACATCACATATATGAATATCAAAAAGGAATTAGAAATCTGATATTACATACTACAGAAAAAAATAACATAGAGATTATAAAAGAAAAATTAAGTGCTGAAAATATAGATTATATAATATATCCTTTAGGAAAGCAAAGAATAAATGTATTCTTTGGAGCAAAGGAATGTGTAGAGGTAATAAAAAATATAAATAAAGTTTCTTTAACAGCTTATACTCCAGAAGAGGATTTTATACTTGGAATAATGCTTGGATATGATAGAAGAAGACAGTGTGAAAGATTTTTAAAATTTAAAGAAAAAGCTATTAGTGCATAAAAAAGGAAACTACCAAAGCAGTTTCCTTTTTTGATTAATATTATAATTTTAAATTTGATATATTTTATTTGTTCTCATTAAAAATATTTTCTTTTTCAAGATATTTAAAATTAGTATTTAAATTGCTTAAAATATTTTTAATCTTTTGCTTCATTATATTAATAGCTATTTTGTATAATAAAATATTTCCATCAAATTTTACTTTTTATCTTACAAGCCATCCTCCATCGATTGCTAAGATATGTCCATTTACATAATCAGAAGCCTTACTTGCCAGAAATACTACTCCTCCTACTAAATCAGAAGTTTCACCCCATCTTTCAGCAGGAATTCTATTTAATATTTCCTTTTCTCTCACTTCATCAGCTCTAATAGGTGCTGTGTTAGCAGTTTTTATATATCCAGGAGCCACTGCATTGATCTGTATATTTTTCCCTGCCAGTTCATTAGCAAAGGCTTTTGTAAGACCTGCAACTCCATGTTTGCTTGCTGTATAAGATGGAACAAATTTTCCTCCTTGAAATGAAAGCATAGAAGCTATATTTATTATTTTTCCATGTCCTTGTTTTGCCATTTCAACAGCAGCAGTTTTAGATAAATAATATACAGCAGATAGGTTAATATCCAAAACTGTTTTCCAGTCATCATTTGACCCCTCTAATAAAGGAGATCTTTTTATTGTTCCAGCATTATTGACAAGGATATCTATTTTACCATAAGTTTTTATACATTCAGATACAGCTGACATAGCATTTTCTTCCTTAGATAAATCTCCTGTTGAAAAACGTGCTTCCTTCCCAAATTTTGCCACTTCTTCAATGAGAGAATCCATATCTCTGTTGCTATGTGCATAAATAAATATATCTGCTCCAGCAGCAGCAAGAGCTAAAGCTATTTCTCTTCCTATACCAGTATTTCCTCCAGTTATCATAGCAACTTTTCCTTGTAAACTGAAGAAATCTAATGAAAAATTCATATCCTCATCTCCTTTTTATTTTTTCTTTTTTAAAGCTGATATCATAGAAAGAACAGTTAAAATTAAAAATACTACTGTAATTGGTCTAGTATATAGGAAACTGTAAGATCCCTCATACATCAAAACTGCTTTTCTCAAGTTAGTTTCAAGCATTGGTCCTAAGATAACAGCCAGAACTATTGGAGAGCTAGGCATTTTTATTTTTGACATAATATATCCAATAATACCAAAGACAAAAGTAACTCCTACATCAAATAAGCTGTTGTTCATAGAGTATGATCCAATAGTTGAAAGAATCAATATAGCAGGAATCATCAAAGTTTTTGGAATTTCTACAATTCTGCTGTAGAACTTGATACCTGCTAATCCTATAAATAATAGAAGAATATTTCCAATTATCATAGAACTGAATAATCCATAAACTATTTCAGGGTTTTGTTCAAAAAGAAGCGGACCTGGAGTTAACCCTTGAATAATAAGTGCTCCTAATAGAACAGCAGCAACAGCATCTCCAGGAACTCCAAGAGTAAGCAATGGAACTAATGCTCCACCAGTAACTCCGTTGTTACCAGCTTCAGGAGCTGATATACCAACAAGGCTTCCTTCTCCAAATTTTTCATTTTTATTACTTCTTTTTGCTTCATTGTAACATACAAAGGCAGCGATATCAGCACCAGCACCAGGAATAGATCCTATGAAAGTTCCGAT
Coding sequences within it:
- the topA gene encoding type I DNA topoisomerase — its product is MVKKNLVIVESPAKAKTIEKILGKKFHVVASFGHVRDLPKSKLGVDVENNFQPSYSTIKGKGDVIKNLKDLAKKSDKVYLASDPDREGEAIAWHIAHALKLDEKDSNRIEFNEITETAIKDSISHARKIDMDKVNAQQARRILDRLVGYGISSLLWKSISSNTSAGRVQSVALKLICDLEDEIKKFIPVKFWEVKGEFLNKLKLSLYRVDNKKFEKLTDENVVKEIKKVEKKDFTVIEAKVSKKSKNSPLPLKTSTLQQLSSSYLGFSASKTMRVAQGLYEGIDIDGNHKGLITYMRTDSTRISEDAVEMAKNYILENFGKEYLGVQKAVKSKQKIQDAHEAIRPTDISLTPDSLKGTLDKDQHKLYKLIWDRFLISQLAPMKYEQFEIICNYEKFDFRGTINKIIFDGYYKIFKEEEDLPLGEFPTIKEGDILKLEKLLIKEDFTKPPSRFTESSLVKKLEAEGIGRPSTYAAIIETLKKREYVVVEGKSFSPTALGYEIKDKLDENFPNIMNVKFTAELENQLDEVAEGEKDWVNLLSVFYKELKHYIDKFKITVEEEMARIIESDVPCPCGKGNMILKTGRFGRYLACPNESEDCKEKISLKGVEIPAEDIKNGKIFVKEKVEEIVKAKKGRPTDVYTDSGAMYLLKFGRFGSYLESEKFAEDNIRTPLPTEIRKMLANNQIVEKDGIVQLKAELKKITDEEEKILKAAGKCEKCGRPFKINRGRWGKFLACTGYPECKNIKKIENKK
- the dprA gene encoding DNA-processing protein DprA; this encodes MEWYKLRAAGVKDSVIRNLMSAFEEYLDIFKLDEFQLRKYFNIDDTEYKKILNSKNLSLNEEIEALKKNRVKVLNLKSKNYPEDLRNISQPPVFLYYKGDISLLENRKIGVVGTRKATSYGRITCEKMTEDLVSNEITTVSGLALGIDSICHKRTLEKSGKTIAVVGSGLDIIYPKENRILWEQIERSGLIISEYPLGTEPIGYNFPMRNRIIVGLSRGILVIESQKKGGSLITAELALEEGREVFAVPGDIFSPSSEGCNNLIKNSQAKLTTDIKDIITEYGWEIKNNKNSNLSLTSYEEKIFFLLEKEKNLDELILESSFKAGEILSILMDLEIKHAIVSIPGGKYRRKN
- a CDS encoding tetratricopeptide repeat protein produces the protein MKKILISIFILLSASLAFSEEVTPIYEYRNEALRNIDTKMNAERDRGRLKRLNREFEEELKNYIESVNGNTEVIFQLANQYFRMNEYDRARKIFSMDKTDIRNVFGAATTARFLGRNEEAISLYNDALNIDSSFYEAYLGRGIANRNLQNYDSALSDFKQYLNYRQDEYVYAGMGDIYMATERYTDARNILERGRNLYPGSKTIRELLVKVYAKIK
- the xseA gene encoding exodeoxyribonuclease VII large subunit is translated as MFEERTYSVSEFNKKVKNYLEENSDLREFFLEGEMSGVTYYKSGHLYFNLKDKEAQVKCAAFKYKFKRIAEDLKDGDSVKIFGDVGFYENRGDFQILVRHIEKKNELGELFAKLEKLKKEMADQGYFDPAHKKLLPKYPKNIGVVTAYTGAAIQDIIKTIKKRDDTINIYVYPAKVQGIGAKEEIVKGIKTLNKIEGIDLIIAGRGGGSIEDLWSFNEKEVALAFYNSEKPIISAVGHEIDYLLSDLTADARAATPTQAVELSVPERKKTLESIEDRNRYLKSLMKSYMEILKRELEKRENNYYIKNFKRNIEEKNQEVIEKEILLKKSFERHIQNLQNNLNNRINKIVNLNPLETLKRGYSVVTKKGTSIKKVSDLLIDDEIDIKMTDGLIKGIVKEIKNEKDTY
- the uvrB gene encoding excinuclease ABC subunit UvrB, whose product is MFKIHSKYSPTGDQPEAIKKITDNINNGVKNQVLLGVTGSGKTFTVANIIEKTQRPALILAPNKTLAAQLYSEYKSFFPDNAVEYFVSYYDYYQPEAYIATTDTYIEKDSSINDEIEKLRHAATAALMNRRDVIIVASVSAIYGLGSAETYRKMTIPIDRQTGIDRKELIERLISIRYERNDIAFERGKFRIKGDVIDIYPSYMETGYRLEYWGDDLEEISEINTLTGQKIRKNLERIVLYPATQYLTADGDNERILAEIQKDLKIEVEAFEKRGKLLEAQRLKQRTEYDIEMIREIGYCKGIENYSRYLSGKKEGETPDTLLEYFPKDFLIFIDESHISIPQIRGMYNGDRARKTALVENGFRLKAALDNRPLKFEEFRKISDQSVFVSATPGDFEVESSHGHIAEQLIRPTGILDPIIEVRPTKNQVDDLLEEIRIRADKKERVLVTTLTKKMAEELTEYYLGFGVRVKYMHSDIDTLERIDIIKGLRKGEFDALVGINLLREGLDIPEVSLVAILEADKEGFLRSRRSLVQTIGRAARNIEGRVILYGDVMTDSMKQAIDETNRRRKIQNEYNVFNNIDPKTIVKEISEDLINLDYGLDINETEGKDKKTFTSRKDIEKEIIKLQKQIAKLSKELDFENAIIKRDEMTKLKKLLLDF
- a CDS encoding DUF2023 family protein codes for the protein MEVFIHHIYEYQKGIRNLILHTTEKNNIEIIKEKLSAENIDYIIYPLGKQRINVFFGAKECVEVIKNINKVSLTAYTPEEDFILGIMLGYDRRRQCERFLKFKEKAISA
- the kduD gene encoding 2-dehydro-3-deoxy-D-gluconate 5-dehydrogenase KduD, coding for MNFSLDFFSLQGKVAMITGGNTGIGREIALALAAAGADIFIYAHSNRDMDSLIEEVAKFGKEARFSTGDLSKEENAMSAVSECIKTYGKIDILVNNAGTIKRSPLLEGSNDDWKTVLDINLSAVYYLSKTAAVEMAKQGHGKIINIASMLSFQGGKFVPSYTASKHGVAGLTKAFANELAGKNIQINAVAPGYIKTANTAPIRADEVREKEILNRIPAERWGETSDLVGGVVFLASKASDYVNGHILAIDGGWLVR